A genomic region of Oncorhynchus mykiss isolate Arlee chromosome 2, USDA_OmykA_1.1, whole genome shotgun sequence contains the following coding sequences:
- the LOC110536448 gene encoding ribonuclease inhibitor-like, whose amino-acid sequence MLDIFDLRKYSGSEEGLLRLLPVVKTSRVVLLMGYNLTEKCCEALASSLSSSQLRTLNLNDNDLQDSGVKLLSGGLRSPHCKLEVLILLLYGITEEGCASLTLVPSSNPSHLRELNLDYSHIGDSGVKILSAALEHPDCNVKLRCL is encoded by the exons ATGCTGGATATTTTCGACCTGAGAAAATACTCTGGTTCGGAGGAGGGTCTGCTGAGGCTGCTGCCAGTGGTCAAAACCTCCAGAGTAGTGCT ACTGATGGGTTACAACCTGACAGAAAAATGCTGTGAAGCACTGGCCTCTTCTCTCAGCTCCTCTCAACTGAGAACGCTGAACCTGAATGATAATGATCTgcaggattcaggagtgaagctgctctctggtGGACTGAGGAGTCCACACTGTAAACTGGAAGTTCTTAT TTTGTTATTATATGGgatcacagaggaaggctgtgcttcctTGACCTTGGTTCCGAgttcaaacccctcacacctgagagagctaaATCTGGACTACAGTCACATAGGAGACTCAGGAGTGAAGATTCTCTCTGCTGCACTGGAGCATCCAGACTGTAATGTAAAACTCAG ATGCCTATGA
- the LOC118936999 gene encoding meiotic recombination protein REC8 homolog — protein MEMPAALAEERTPVSVPLPPSTPGEPEERGMARERGRWRDSPTLQDVTPPVKQPRRRQLLFIDQETQISQEALQQQIDNTLIQTRPLVVISGPSKRTVSPVDLLGNPCTTLPPELLLQWKRVAIVTALTGSALLVGRTETDSESERERDKERVMKAKEEGDREQEGELSSKEVPRELAESGLSQHDVSTRSPLSLEVSDRDMSRETSPLDTPESRGSVSKLKDIPEEGEGPLEREAEDIPMADLSAELQDAVTEPLEDHEGVLFHSLLPPLAQRSSVTHSFWTLLEMVTARRLCVQQDEPYGDIIISPGPNYEEGNESV, from the exons ATGGAGATGCCTGCCGCACTCGCAGAGGAGAGGACACCAGTGTCTGTCCCTCTGCCCCCTTCCACACCCGGTGAACCAGAGGAGCGAgggatggctagagagagagggagatggagagatagccCCACCCTACAGGATGTTACTCCCCCAGTGAAGCAACCTCGTAGGAGGCAGCTGCTCTTCATCGACCAGGAAACACAGATATCCCAGGAGGCACTGCAGCAACAGATAGACAACACTCTCATACAGACCAGGcccctg GTTGTAATCAGTGGTCCCTCTAAGAGAACAGTGTCTCCAGTTGATCTCCTTGGTAACCCATGCACCA CCCTCCCTCCAGAGCTACTGTTGCAATGGAAACGGGTGGCGATTGTCACAGCGCTCACTGGCTCCGCCCTGCtggtagggaggacagagacagactcggagtcagagagagagagggataaagagagagtgatgaaggcaaaggaggagggagacagagagcaggagggagagctCAGCTCAAAAGAG gtacctAGAGAGTTGGCAGAGTCTGGCCTGTCCCAGCATGATGTTTCCA CTCGGTCTCCGCTGTCCCTGGAGGTCTCTGATAGAGACATGTCCCGGGAGACCTCCCCCCTGGACACACCCGAGAGCAGAGG GTCTGTGTCCAAACTGAAGGACATTCCAGAGGAGGGCGAGGGACcgctggagagagaggcagaggacatACCTATGGCTGACTTATCAGCAGAGCTACAAGA CGCAGTGACAGAGCCTCTTGAGGATCATGAAGGGGTGCTGTTCCACTCTCTGCTGCCCCCACTGGCCCAACGCAGTAGTGTCACTCACTCATTCTGGACCCTACTGG AGATGGTAACTGCCAGGAGACTCTGTGTGCAGCAGGATGAACCTTATGGTGACATCATAATTTCACCTGGACCCAACTATGAGGAGGGGAATGAGagtgtgtaa
- the trim108 gene encoding tripartite motif containing 108 isoform X1, protein MTSVLSEQLQCPVCLCLFTDPVSLPCDHTFCRPCISAHLLRSSAKSQSRCPECRGPFSQKDLRAHRVLTNMADVAREEEVSGIAARGPEAPQGRTVASELVCPEHDEKFKLFCETDQRLVCVICRDGEKHRGHTFTPVKEAAKISKNVLRGALGFLVKENREMEGLNQQQASEIIKTKEKSKSLSAHISSCFEELHQFLRRREEELKEEQEREEKKTVAAMLKNDCVIENRLMIGREMEVTLQSALAIPESDYFLEWWSERGLPVIEGMKMKDTAKPNYRSRVRGLFVTPDSLNLGLYETHLPFCMWKEMLKVIKPVPVRLTLSSSDDSYLKVSEGGASVRHADRKGGFGFNYYHDYAATTTVVSTETVQTGQHYWEVEVGGKLDWGVGLKVKEDSGKESVLSPEREIMLHLKPEKGLVFSHDGVETPLMAAAGDPGTQAEAQARPRKVGLYLDCDRERVSFYDADSMVLLHSSWCSFISPCSLCLCPGPYMQGRNNNPLTVCWY, encoded by the exons ATGACATCAGTCCTGTCCGAGCAGCTCCAGTGCccagtctgtttgtgcctttTCACCGACCCGGTGAGTCTACCGTGCGACCACACCTTCTGCCGCCCCTGCATCAGCGCTCACCTGTTGCGGAGCTCAGCGAAGAGCCAGAGCCGCTGCCCAGAGTGCCGCGGCCCTTTCAGCCAGAAGGATCTCCGGGCTCACCGTGTCTTGACCAATATGGCAGATGTGGCCCGAGAGGAGGAGGTGAGTGGCATCGCAGCGAGGGGACCAGAGGCACCGCAGGGACGCACTGTAGCCTCAGAGCTGGTGTGTCCAGAGCATGACGAGAAGTTCAAGTTGTTCTGTGAGACAGACCAGAGGTTGGTGTGTGTGATCtgcagagatggagaaaagcaccGGGGACACACGTTCACACCTGTGAAAGAGGCAGCAAAGATCAGTAAG AACGTTCTGAGGGGAGCTCTGGGGTTCCTGGTGAAAGAGAACCGTGAAATGGAAGGACTGAACCAACAGCAGGCCTCTGAGATCATCAAGACCAAG GAGAAATCTAAAAGCCTGTCGGCTCACATCTCCTCCTGTTTCGAGGAGCTGCACCAGTtcctgaggaggagggaggaggagttgaaggaggagcaggagagggaagagaagaaaaCTGTGGCGGCCATGCTGAAGAATGATTGTGTAATAGAGAACAGGCTGATGATTGGGAGGGAGATGGAAGTAACTTTGCAGTCCGCTCTGGCGATACCTGAGTCTGACTACTTTCTAGAG TGGTGGAGTGAAAGAGGCCTTCCTGTTATTGAGGGGATGAAGATGAAGGACACAGCCAAACCTAA ttACAGGTCAAGGGTTAGAGGTCTGTTTGTGACCCCTGACTCTCTCAATCTCGGCCTCTACGAGACTCACCTGCCCTTCTGCATGTGGAAGGAGATGCTAAAGGTCATCAAACCAG TTCCAGTGCGCCTCACCCTTAGCAGCAGTGATGATTCCTATTTAAAGGTTTCAGAGGGTGGGGCCAGTGTCAGGCACGCAGACCGGAAGGGCGGCTTCGGCTTCAATTACTACCATGACTACGCCGCCACCACCACTGTCGTCTCCACAGAAACCGTCCAAACAGGGCAGCACTACTGGGAAGTGGAGGTGGGGGGGAAGCTGGACTGGGGGGTGGGGCTAAAGGTGAAGGAAGATTCCGGCAAAGAGTCTGTCCTTTCTCCGGAGAGGGAGATAATGTTGCACCTGAAGCCTGAGAAGGGCCTGGTGTTCAGCCATGATGGTGTGGAGACGCCCCTGATGGCAGCTGCAGGTGACCCAGGTACTCAAGCTGAGGCCCAGGCCAGGCCTCGTAAGGTGGGGCTGTACCTAGACTGTGACAGGGAGAGGGTGTCCTTCTATGATGCAGACAGCATGgttctcctccactcctcatGGTGCAGCTTCATCTCCCCGTGTTCCTTATGCCTCTGCCCCGGGCCGTACATGCAGGGCCGCAACAATAACCCACTGACTGTCTGTTGGTACTGA
- the trim108 gene encoding tripartite motif containing 108 isoform X2: MTSVLSEQLQCPVCLCLFTDPVSLPCDHTFCRPCISAHLLRSSAKSQSRCPECRGPFSQKDLRAHRVLTNMADVAREEEVSGIAARGPEAPQGRTVASELVCPEHDEKFKLFCETDQRLVCVICRDGEKHRGHTFTPVKEAAKISKNVLRGALGFLVKENREMEGLNQQQASEIIKTKEKSKSLSAHISSCFEELHQFLRRREEELKEEQEREEKKTVAAMLKNDCVIENRLMIGREMEVTLQSALAIPESDYFLEWWSERGLPVIEGMKMKDTAKPKSRVRGLFVTPDSLNLGLYETHLPFCMWKEMLKVIKPVPVRLTLSSSDDSYLKVSEGGASVRHADRKGGFGFNYYHDYAATTTVVSTETVQTGQHYWEVEVGGKLDWGVGLKVKEDSGKESVLSPEREIMLHLKPEKGLVFSHDGVETPLMAAAGDPGTQAEAQARPRKVGLYLDCDRERVSFYDADSMVLLHSSWCSFISPCSLCLCPGPYMQGRNNNPLTVCWY; this comes from the exons ATGACATCAGTCCTGTCCGAGCAGCTCCAGTGCccagtctgtttgtgcctttTCACCGACCCGGTGAGTCTACCGTGCGACCACACCTTCTGCCGCCCCTGCATCAGCGCTCACCTGTTGCGGAGCTCAGCGAAGAGCCAGAGCCGCTGCCCAGAGTGCCGCGGCCCTTTCAGCCAGAAGGATCTCCGGGCTCACCGTGTCTTGACCAATATGGCAGATGTGGCCCGAGAGGAGGAGGTGAGTGGCATCGCAGCGAGGGGACCAGAGGCACCGCAGGGACGCACTGTAGCCTCAGAGCTGGTGTGTCCAGAGCATGACGAGAAGTTCAAGTTGTTCTGTGAGACAGACCAGAGGTTGGTGTGTGTGATCtgcagagatggagaaaagcaccGGGGACACACGTTCACACCTGTGAAAGAGGCAGCAAAGATCAGTAAG AACGTTCTGAGGGGAGCTCTGGGGTTCCTGGTGAAAGAGAACCGTGAAATGGAAGGACTGAACCAACAGCAGGCCTCTGAGATCATCAAGACCAAG GAGAAATCTAAAAGCCTGTCGGCTCACATCTCCTCCTGTTTCGAGGAGCTGCACCAGTtcctgaggaggagggaggaggagttgaaggaggagcaggagagggaagagaagaaaaCTGTGGCGGCCATGCTGAAGAATGATTGTGTAATAGAGAACAGGCTGATGATTGGGAGGGAGATGGAAGTAACTTTGCAGTCCGCTCTGGCGATACCTGAGTCTGACTACTTTCTAGAG TGGTGGAGTGAAAGAGGCCTTCCTGTTATTGAGGGGATGAAGATGAAGGACACAGCCAAACCTAA GTCAAGGGTTAGAGGTCTGTTTGTGACCCCTGACTCTCTCAATCTCGGCCTCTACGAGACTCACCTGCCCTTCTGCATGTGGAAGGAGATGCTAAAGGTCATCAAACCAG TTCCAGTGCGCCTCACCCTTAGCAGCAGTGATGATTCCTATTTAAAGGTTTCAGAGGGTGGGGCCAGTGTCAGGCACGCAGACCGGAAGGGCGGCTTCGGCTTCAATTACTACCATGACTACGCCGCCACCACCACTGTCGTCTCCACAGAAACCGTCCAAACAGGGCAGCACTACTGGGAAGTGGAGGTGGGGGGGAAGCTGGACTGGGGGGTGGGGCTAAAGGTGAAGGAAGATTCCGGCAAAGAGTCTGTCCTTTCTCCGGAGAGGGAGATAATGTTGCACCTGAAGCCTGAGAAGGGCCTGGTGTTCAGCCATGATGGTGTGGAGACGCCCCTGATGGCAGCTGCAGGTGACCCAGGTACTCAAGCTGAGGCCCAGGCCAGGCCTCGTAAGGTGGGGCTGTACCTAGACTGTGACAGGGAGAGGGTGTCCTTCTATGATGCAGACAGCATGgttctcctccactcctcatGGTGCAGCTTCATCTCCCCGTGTTCCTTATGCCTCTGCCCCGGGCCGTACATGCAGGGCCGCAACAATAACCCACTGACTGTCTGTTGGTACTGA
- the LOC118944060 gene encoding meiotic recombination protein REC8 homolog, with protein sequence MFFSPSVLNRHTGCFSTIWLAATKGIKIPQKDFLKVNVQRTCNDIMDYVLVRIPPPLPGLPRPRFSLYLSSQLQYGVIIVYHRQCGMLLEEIQHILDRLAKTRTAQMIDVDESDRHTLSLPDVLSLLEESEWAANPFFGEIDSGCTMPSPNTLIQLGGEFRRESTPERPLLLSPGITASPDSITLIETEPVTIPSAEFEGAELAEVTHQNMGMIDLLMDQLDHFPEGE encoded by the exons ATGTTTTTCTCCCCAAGCGTTTTGAATCGTCACACAGGGTGCTTCTCCACAATATG GTTGGCTGCCACCAAAGGGATAAAGATCCCACAAAAAGATTTCCTGAAAGTCAATGTCCAACGAACATG TAATGACATCATGGACTATGTGCTGGTGCGAATCCCGCCCCCTCTGCCGGGATTGCCCCGCCCCCGTttttccctctacctctcctcccagCTCCAATATGGTGTCATCATCGTCTACCACCGCCAGTGTGGGATGCTCCTgg aggAGATCCAGCACATTCTGGACAGACTAGCCAAGACCAGAACCGCCCAGATGATCGATGTGGATGAGTCTGATAG acacactctttctctccctgacGTGTTGTCTCTCCTGGAGGAAAGTGAGTGGGCAGCGAACCCCTTCTTTGGAGAAATAGATTCTGGGTGCACCATGCCCAGCCCTAACACACTAATACAG CTGGGTGGAGAGTTTAGGAGAGAATCCACTCCTGAGCGCCCCCTGCTTCTGAGTCCAG GTatcacagcgtctccagactccatcactctgatagagactgaacCCGTCACCATCCCCTCAGCAGAG TTTGAAGGTGCGGAGCTCGCTGAGGTCACACATCAAAACATGGGGATGATTGACTTGCTAATGGACCAATTAGATCACTTCCCAGAGGGTGAGTGA